From one Actinomyces sp. Marseille-P3109 genomic stretch:
- a CDS encoding aldo/keto reductase: MTPVPTRTLADLQISPIGLGGNVFGWTADDATSFEVLDSYLDAGGNLIDTADGYSYWAPGNVGGESETVIGDWLASRPVRDRIVLATKVSTKPDRPGLSAGNIRLALEESLNRLRTNVIDIYYAHFDDASTPLEETVTAFEEARQSSRIRYVGLSNYTPERIRQWFSIADARGYARPIVLQPHYNLLHRDDVEGSGNRGQVAAELGMGLMPYFALAAGFLTGKYRRGDVIDGDRAGMVADYRRPECYDVVDVVARVAEAHGVEPAAVALAWLRDRPGVTAPLASARNLTQLRPIVDAMSLELSDEETRALTRVSDAARS; this comes from the coding sequence ATGACTCCAGTACCGACCCGCACGCTCGCCGATCTCCAGATCAGTCCCATTGGGCTGGGAGGCAACGTCTTCGGCTGGACGGCGGACGACGCCACCTCCTTCGAGGTGCTCGACTCCTACCTGGATGCCGGCGGGAACCTCATCGACACCGCTGACGGGTACTCCTACTGGGCGCCGGGCAACGTCGGAGGAGAGTCGGAGACCGTCATCGGAGACTGGCTGGCCTCGCGGCCCGTACGGGATCGCATCGTGCTGGCGACGAAGGTCTCCACCAAGCCCGACCGGCCCGGCCTGAGCGCAGGCAACATCCGCCTGGCCCTGGAGGAGTCTCTGAATCGGCTGCGCACCAACGTCATCGACATCTACTACGCCCACTTCGACGACGCGTCCACCCCGCTCGAGGAGACCGTGACAGCTTTCGAGGAGGCCCGGCAGTCCAGCAGGATCCGTTACGTAGGACTGTCCAACTACACGCCGGAGCGCATCCGGCAGTGGTTCTCCATCGCCGACGCCCGCGGTTACGCCCGCCCCATCGTCCTGCAGCCTCACTACAACCTTCTCCACCGCGACGACGTCGAGGGTTCCGGCAATCGGGGACAGGTGGCGGCTGAGCTCGGCATGGGGCTCATGCCGTACTTCGCCCTGGCTGCCGGGTTCCTCACGGGGAAGTACCGCAGGGGTGACGTCATTGACGGTGATCGCGCCGGTATGGTCGCTGACTACCGGCGTCCGGAGTGCTACGACGTCGTTGACGTCGTTGCCCGGGTCGCTGAGGCCCATGGGGTGGAGCCGGCCGCTGTGGCGCTGGCCTGGCTGCGTGACCGGCCCGGCGTCACCGCACCGCTGGCTTCAGCGCGCAACCTGACCCAGTTGAGGCCGATCGTGGACGCAATGAGTCTGGAGCTCAGCGACGAGGAGACCCGGGCTCTCACCCGGGTCTCCGATGCCGCGCGCTCCTGA
- a CDS encoding PTS beta-glucoside transporter subunit IIBCA has translation MDHARVAKDVLTYVGGADNINAAAHCATRLRLVLNDMDKVDQKALDKDPDLKGTFIAGGMFQIIVGPGDVDLVFSEMIHTGGVKEVSKDEAKEQAAKSGNPLSRFIKAIADIFVPLLPALVAGGLMMAIHNVLTADFFTSSSFVAPDNPTGAYGLVDRFSWLADYDDVINLVSSAAFAFLPVLVGFSAVKRFGGNVYLGAAMGAAMVSTQLTSAYEIETAREAGSIEVWHLFGLTVDKIGYQAMVIPVLCVSWLLAYIEKWLHKRLSGTADFLLTPLITLLVTGFLTFVVVGPLARELSDGITNGLSWLYTTAGPVGGFLFGLVYSPIVVTGLHQSFPAVELPLIAQMSGGGPGSFIFPIASMANIAQGAVTLAVFFLTKDSKMKGLAGAGGVSAIVGITEPAIFGVNLRLRWPFFIGMGVASLGGAGVALLDIHNQALGAAGFVGFVSIVPDDIVKYLILEVIVFIAAFAAAFAYGTTRGKASLAGDEADEADEAALEAEAMAEHAETVELPDEATEDFTVTAPIQGRAIPLSEVEDQTFASGMLGPGMAIAPAEGPVVSPVDGEVLVAFPTGHAYGLRAASGVEVLIHVGMDTVQLEGKHFSPKVKAGDKVLRGMPLVDVDWAAVGAAGYQTVTPIVVSNAQSYEGIQEQGSGTIHRGDTLFDVVRKTDEPEDDKSDTKVGTETDVVEAKA, from the coding sequence ATGGACCACGCCCGCGTGGCGAAGGACGTCCTGACGTACGTCGGTGGCGCCGACAACATCAATGCAGCCGCGCACTGTGCGACGCGTTTACGCCTTGTCCTCAACGACATGGACAAGGTCGATCAGAAGGCTCTCGACAAGGACCCTGACCTCAAGGGCACCTTCATCGCGGGCGGCATGTTCCAGATCATCGTCGGACCGGGAGACGTTGACCTCGTCTTCTCCGAGATGATCCACACCGGAGGGGTCAAGGAGGTCTCCAAGGACGAGGCCAAGGAGCAGGCCGCCAAGAGCGGCAACCCTCTTTCCCGCTTCATCAAGGCGATCGCCGACATCTTCGTGCCTCTGCTGCCGGCTCTGGTCGCCGGCGGTCTCATGATGGCGATCCACAACGTTCTCACAGCGGACTTCTTCACCTCGTCCTCATTCGTTGCCCCGGACAACCCCACTGGTGCGTACGGCCTTGTCGACAGGTTCTCGTGGCTCGCGGACTACGACGACGTCATCAACCTCGTCTCCTCGGCCGCCTTCGCCTTCCTCCCGGTGCTTGTCGGCTTCTCCGCCGTCAAGCGCTTCGGCGGCAACGTCTATCTCGGTGCAGCCATGGGGGCCGCCATGGTCTCCACCCAGCTGACCAGCGCCTACGAGATCGAGACGGCTCGAGAGGCCGGATCCATCGAGGTGTGGCACCTCTTCGGCCTGACCGTGGATAAGATCGGCTATCAGGCCATGGTCATCCCCGTCCTGTGCGTCTCCTGGCTGCTGGCCTACATCGAGAAGTGGCTCCACAAACGCCTGTCCGGGACGGCCGACTTCCTGCTGACCCCGCTCATCACCCTCCTGGTGACCGGATTCCTCACCTTCGTCGTCGTCGGTCCGTTGGCGCGCGAGCTCTCCGACGGCATCACCAACGGCCTGAGCTGGCTCTACACGACCGCCGGCCCCGTGGGCGGGTTCCTCTTCGGTCTGGTCTACTCGCCGATCGTCGTCACCGGTCTGCACCAGTCCTTCCCGGCGGTGGAGCTGCCCCTCATCGCCCAGATGAGCGGCGGTGGCCCCGGGTCCTTCATCTTCCCGATCGCCTCCATGGCCAACATCGCTCAGGGCGCGGTGACCCTGGCGGTCTTCTTCCTGACCAAGGACTCCAAGATGAAGGGTCTGGCCGGTGCCGGTGGTGTCTCCGCGATCGTCGGCATCACCGAGCCCGCCATCTTCGGTGTCAACCTGCGTCTGCGCTGGCCCTTCTTCATCGGTATGGGTGTGGCCTCCCTCGGGGGCGCCGGGGTCGCTCTGCTCGACATCCACAACCAGGCTCTGGGCGCCGCCGGCTTCGTCGGCTTCGTGTCGATCGTCCCCGACGACATCGTCAAGTACCTCATTCTCGAGGTGATCGTCTTCATCGCCGCCTTCGCCGCCGCCTTCGCCTACGGAACCACCCGCGGCAAGGCCTCGTTGGCCGGTGACGAGGCCGACGAGGCCGACGAGGCCGCCCTGGAGGCCGAGGCCATGGCCGAGCACGCCGAGACCGTCGAGCTGCCCGACGAGGCCACCGAGGACTTCACCGTGACCGCCCCTATCCAGGGACGCGCGATCCCGCTGTCCGAGGTGGAGGACCAGACCTTCGCCTCCGGGATGCTCGGCCCGGGTATGGCCATCGCGCCCGCCGAGGGCCCGGTCGTCTCCCCGGTTGACGGCGAGGTCCTCGTGGCCTTCCCGACCGGCCACGCCTACGGGCTGCGCGCCGCCAGCGGCGTCGAGGTGCTCATCCACGTCGGGATGGACACCGTCCAGCTCGAGGGCAAGCACTTCAGTCCCAAGGTCAAGGCCGGAGACAAGGTCCTGCGCGGCATGCCACTCGTGGACGTCGACTGGGCCGCGGTCGGTGCCGCCGGCTACCAGACCGTCACTCCGATCGTCGTCTCCAACGCCCAGAGCTACGAGGGAATCCAGGAGCAGGGCTCTGGAACGATTCACCGGGGCGACACCCTGTTCGATGTGGTCCGCAAGACCGACGAGCCTGAGGATGACAAGTCGGACACCAAGGTGGGGACTGAGACGGACGTCGTGGAGGCCAAGGCCTGA
- a CDS encoding MerR family transcriptional regulator, whose amino-acid sequence MLFGDPLPQLDADSGYRGPVACRAAGITYRQLDYWARTGLVEPSIRSAKGSGSQRLYSFRDILVLKVVKRLLDTGVSLQQIRTAVSALHARGVEDLASITLMSDGASVYECTSADEVVDLVAGGQGVFGIAVGRVWHEVEGALADLPVDHAQALGTPLVEDELAKRRAAKRQQAI is encoded by the coding sequence ATGCTGTTCGGCGACCCGCTTCCTCAGCTCGACGCCGACTCGGGTTACCGAGGTCCGGTGGCCTGCCGTGCCGCAGGCATCACCTATCGTCAGCTCGACTACTGGGCCCGTACGGGCCTCGTTGAGCCCTCGATCCGTAGCGCCAAGGGCTCGGGCTCCCAGCGCCTCTACTCGTTCCGCGACATCCTGGTCCTCAAGGTCGTCAAGCGGCTTCTGGACACCGGGGTTTCCCTGCAGCAGATCCGCACGGCGGTCAGCGCCCTGCACGCGCGCGGGGTAGAGGACCTGGCCTCCATTACCCTGATGAGCGACGGTGCCTCGGTCTACGAGTGCACCTCCGCCGATGAGGTCGTGGACCTTGTCGCCGGCGGCCAGGGTGTTTTCGGTATCGCGGTGGGACGGGTGTGGCACGAGGTCGAGGGCGCACTGGCCGACCTGCCGGTCGACCACGCTCAGGCGCTCGGGACGCCTCTCGTTGAGGACGAGCTGGCCAAGCGCCGTGCGGCTAAACGGCAGCAGGCCATCTGA
- a CDS encoding Hsp70 family protein yields the protein MAADTTNSLDSIHSGTLPGTSADTESITDIDLGIDLGTTRTVVARADRGNYPVLSFADEHGDEHDFIPSLTALRDGELVHGFAARQAAHQGAPLLRSLKRVLASPTLTASTPVSLGDQDFSVLEVLTSYLHHLRAELSNQEVDISRARAVVAVPAHAYGAQRLLTLKAFQAAGFCVAAMLNEPSAAGFEYTHRKATTVSSKRTRVLVYDLGGGTFDTSLVDVVGTSHEVLASHGLGDLGGDDVDLLMATMALDKAGIAEEDLSPSDLDELLDQCRDAKEHLTPQSRRVLIVLRGQDIVLPVSDLYQACTPLIDRSLATMAPLVGRLDDGSPDLTDIAGVYLVGGASGLPLVPRLLRERFGRRVHRSPYPGASTAIGLAIAADRTSDYDLTDRLSRGFGVFREADGGHRLTFDAILSPESVQASPGGREGTVLTREYDAAHNIGWYRFVECADVDDSGEPRGEIAPYQDIVFPFEASLRDVDDQELRTYSVERRDHGPRIQEHYRIDEAGLVRVTITDLTDGYSRRYVLGRRTE from the coding sequence ATGGCAGCGGACACCACGAACAGCCTGGACAGCATCCACAGCGGGACCCTTCCCGGAACGAGCGCCGACACCGAGTCGATAACGGACATCGACCTGGGGATCGACCTGGGAACGACCCGTACCGTCGTCGCACGTGCCGATCGAGGCAACTACCCGGTTCTCAGCTTCGCCGACGAGCACGGCGACGAGCACGACTTCATCCCATCGCTGACGGCGCTCCGCGACGGTGAGCTCGTCCACGGCTTCGCGGCGAGACAGGCTGCTCACCAGGGCGCACCGTTGCTGCGCAGCCTCAAACGGGTCCTGGCCTCCCCCACGCTGACAGCCTCCACCCCGGTGAGCCTGGGTGATCAGGACTTCTCGGTCTTGGAGGTTCTCACAAGCTACCTGCACCACCTACGAGCTGAGTTGTCGAACCAGGAGGTTGACATCAGTCGTGCCCGGGCGGTCGTCGCCGTGCCCGCCCACGCCTACGGGGCCCAGCGGCTGCTGACACTCAAGGCCTTCCAGGCAGCCGGTTTCTGCGTCGCCGCGATGCTCAACGAGCCCAGTGCCGCCGGTTTCGAGTACACGCACCGCAAAGCGACAACCGTCTCCTCCAAGCGCACCCGGGTCCTGGTCTACGATCTGGGAGGAGGCACCTTCGACACCTCGCTGGTCGATGTCGTCGGGACCTCGCACGAGGTCCTGGCCTCTCACGGCCTGGGCGACCTGGGCGGCGATGACGTTGACCTACTCATGGCGACGATGGCGCTGGACAAGGCCGGTATCGCGGAGGAGGACCTCTCCCCCTCCGATCTCGATGAGCTGCTGGACCAGTGCCGGGATGCCAAGGAGCACCTGACCCCCCAGAGCCGCCGGGTACTCATCGTCCTACGAGGCCAGGACATCGTCCTGCCCGTGTCCGACCTGTACCAGGCCTGCACGCCGCTCATCGATCGCTCCCTGGCCACGATGGCTCCACTGGTCGGCAGGCTCGACGACGGCAGCCCGGACCTGACCGACATCGCGGGCGTCTACCTGGTCGGCGGCGCCTCCGGTCTTCCGCTGGTTCCTCGTCTCCTGCGCGAGCGCTTCGGCCGCCGGGTCCACCGCTCCCCCTACCCCGGAGCATCCACTGCCATCGGCCTGGCGATCGCGGCGGACCGCACCAGTGACTACGACCTGACCGACCGGCTCTCGCGCGGGTTCGGCGTCTTCCGTGAGGCCGACGGCGGCCACAGGCTCACCTTCGATGCGATCCTCAGCCCGGAGTCCGTGCAGGCCTCCCCCGGTGGCCGGGAGGGCACGGTCCTGACCCGCGAGTACGACGCCGCCCACAACATCGGCTGGTACCGCTTCGTGGAATGCGCCGACGTGGACGACTCCGGTGAACCACGAGGCGAGATCGCCCCTTACCAGGACATCGTCTTCCCCTTCGAGGCGTCCCTGCGGGACGTGGACGATCAGGAGCTGCGTACCTATTCCGTGGAGCGGCGAGACCACGGCCCACGGATCCAGGAGCACTACCGCATCGATGAGGCCGGTCTGGTACGGGTGACCATCACCGACCTCACCGACGGGTACAGCCGCCGCTACGTCCTGGGCCGGCGCACCGAGTAG
- the ftsR gene encoding transcriptional regulator FtsR, with protein MSAATARSKKRAAPSSLLEASERPAGGSWPRGISREPVMKIGQVVDLLKVEFPALSISKVRYLEGEGLISPHRVGNGYRRYSQADLERLRYALAVQRDEYLPLHVIRDRLASLDADTEAPAPQPVARVVARDGQIVDDGPMDLEALLTHSGASESQIEELVAVGLISPDVRGRYSQQNLRTVRLAMEITRKGVPLRNLRAVRASAEREADTIDQAVAPRRSRSRTAGEETARELAELVADLHTILLRRAVEALD; from the coding sequence GTGAGCGCAGCAACTGCACGAAGCAAGAAGCGAGCCGCCCCCTCCTCCTTGCTTGAGGCGTCCGAGCGCCCGGCCGGTGGCAGTTGGCCCCGCGGCATCTCCCGTGAGCCGGTGATGAAGATCGGGCAGGTCGTGGATCTCCTCAAGGTGGAGTTCCCGGCGCTGTCGATCTCCAAGGTCCGTTACCTCGAGGGAGAGGGGCTCATCAGTCCCCATCGTGTCGGTAACGGCTACCGCCGCTACTCGCAGGCGGATCTGGAGCGTCTGCGCTACGCCTTGGCGGTGCAGCGCGACGAGTACCTCCCCCTGCACGTCATTCGCGACCGTCTGGCCAGCCTGGACGCTGACACTGAGGCCCCCGCCCCTCAGCCGGTCGCCCGGGTGGTCGCCCGCGACGGGCAGATCGTCGACGACGGGCCCATGGACCTGGAGGCGCTCCTGACGCATTCAGGGGCCAGCGAGTCTCAGATCGAGGAGCTCGTCGCCGTCGGGCTCATCAGCCCTGACGTTCGGGGACGCTACAGCCAGCAGAACCTGAGGACCGTGCGCCTGGCCATGGAGATCACCCGCAAGGGCGTCCCGCTGCGCAACCTGCGTGCGGTACGGGCCTCCGCCGAGCGTGAGGCGGACACGATCGACCAGGCCGTGGCTCCGCGTCGCTCCCGGTCCCGCACCGCCGGCGAGGAGACGGCTCGAGAGCTGGCCGAGCTCGTCGCCGACCTGCACACGATCCTGCTGCGCCGCGCCGTCGAGGCTCTGGACTGA
- a CDS encoding inorganic phosphate transporter — MSTILFLVIVVVVTALVFDFTNGFHDSSNAMATSVATGAFTPRRAVLVAAVLNVIGACLSTEVSKTISHGMFDDAVIQKAPAMIFAGLAGAILWNLATWLFGLPSSSSHALFGGLIGAVVVAAGVQGVHWGTVISKIILPAVIAPGVAGLAAALATALAYRIAQPNNPYSQRLFRNSQRVTASLVALSHGTSDGQKTMGVITLALVAGGYQEAGTGPHWWVIAAAGIAIGLGTYSGGWRIMRTMGRGLVHVEAPQGFASETASTVAILASSHLGFALSTTHICTGSILGSGIGRGTKVSWGTAGKMGVAWLVTLPCSGLVGAATSYVAVKGGVPGTLAVVCLLVLGTLAIIRQAGHNRVDFSNVNDASEVVVAKRDPELGREPRSLEEVRSEIVNGPAEQDSVRRMTTGSMA, encoded by the coding sequence ATGAGCACCATTCTCTTCCTCGTGATCGTTGTCGTCGTGACGGCTCTCGTCTTCGACTTCACCAACGGTTTCCACGACTCGTCCAACGCCATGGCGACGTCGGTGGCGACAGGAGCCTTCACGCCCAGGCGAGCGGTTCTGGTCGCCGCCGTGCTCAACGTGATCGGCGCCTGCCTGTCGACGGAGGTCTCCAAGACCATCTCTCACGGGATGTTCGACGACGCAGTGATCCAAAAGGCGCCGGCCATGATCTTCGCGGGTTTGGCCGGCGCCATCCTGTGGAACCTGGCCACCTGGCTCTTCGGACTGCCGTCGTCGTCGTCGCACGCCCTGTTCGGAGGGCTCATCGGTGCCGTCGTCGTGGCGGCCGGAGTGCAGGGCGTCCACTGGGGGACGGTGATCTCCAAGATCATCCTTCCAGCGGTTATCGCTCCGGGGGTGGCTGGGCTGGCGGCGGCGCTGGCCACAGCGCTCGCCTACCGCATCGCTCAGCCCAACAACCCGTACTCGCAGAGGCTCTTCCGCAACAGCCAGCGAGTGACAGCCTCCCTGGTGGCCCTGTCCCACGGGACCTCCGACGGCCAGAAGACCATGGGGGTCATCACCCTCGCGCTCGTGGCCGGTGGCTACCAGGAGGCTGGAACCGGACCTCACTGGTGGGTTATCGCCGCGGCGGGGATTGCCATCGGCCTGGGAACCTACTCCGGCGGCTGGCGCATCATGCGCACCATGGGACGTGGGCTGGTGCACGTCGAGGCCCCGCAGGGCTTCGCCTCCGAGACCGCCTCGACGGTGGCGATCCTGGCCTCCTCGCACCTGGGCTTCGCCCTGTCTACCACCCATATCTGTACCGGCTCCATCCTGGGCTCGGGCATCGGCCGGGGCACCAAGGTGTCCTGGGGAACAGCCGGCAAGATGGGAGTCGCCTGGCTGGTGACACTCCCGTGCTCAGGTCTGGTGGGCGCGGCCACGTCCTACGTCGCGGTCAAGGGAGGAGTTCCCGGCACTCTCGCCGTCGTCTGCCTGCTCGTTCTGGGAACGCTCGCGATCATTCGGCAGGCCGGTCACAACCGCGTGGACTTCTCCAACGTCAACGACGCCTCCGAGGTCGTCGTCGCCAAGCGGGACCCCGAGCTGGGGCGTGAACCGCGCTCGCTTGAAGAGGTGCGTTCAGAGATCGTCAACGGCCCGGCGGAGCAGGACAGTGTCCGGAGGATGACGACGGGATCCATGGCATGA
- a CDS encoding FHA domain-containing protein — protein sequence MSSSPIEPDPSSTQTFGVADVVDSVDSPVVGLSQQDAAAIAALPSGTALLLVHHGPTTGARFLLDAAETTVGRHPRADIFLDDVTVSRKHAVFSSLPDGGYGVRDSGSLNGTYVNRTRVEQVALRPGDEVQIGKYRMTYHPGPQGGAASR from the coding sequence ATGTCGAGCAGTCCGATCGAGCCGGATCCCTCCTCCACCCAGACCTTCGGGGTTGCTGATGTTGTCGACTCAGTCGACTCCCCGGTGGTGGGGCTGAGCCAGCAAGACGCTGCCGCGATCGCTGCCCTACCGTCGGGAACAGCGCTTCTCCTCGTCCATCACGGGCCGACCACTGGTGCGCGGTTCCTACTGGACGCCGCCGAGACAACCGTGGGCCGCCATCCGCGTGCCGACATCTTCCTCGATGACGTCACCGTCTCCAGGAAGCATGCCGTCTTCTCCTCCCTGCCCGACGGGGGCTACGGAGTGCGTGACTCCGGTTCACTCAACGGCACCTATGTCAACCGCACGCGCGTGGAGCAGGTGGCTCTGCGCCCCGGTGACGAGGTTCAGATCGGCAAGTACCGGATGACCTACCACCCCGGCCCCCAGGGCGGAGCCGCGTCTCGGTGA
- a CDS encoding glycoside hydrolase family 32 protein, translated as MTEDLKGLALDAIATSGAADDPDYPRFHVVPPVGRLNDPNGLLVDGGTYHAFYQFSPFHPDRKLVYWGHSSSTDLLHWRHHEPAIVPDSSYDLSGAYSGNAIVLEGHELDCAPAQAPYQLFYTGNLKDPVTDERTASQCLVTSNGLTDFIKWPGNPLIAAHAKGYTAHYRDPQVFRNPDRSGEYRMLLGVQRANETGAAVLYRSRDLVSWELEGELSFPDAGGAFDSFGYMWECPGLVRVRDEATGEDWDVLIWCPQGITPEREGFENIFPCVYTVGHLVGTELRDTDGTFHEVDRGFEFYAPQTFARRPSEPGPVLLTAWAGNASEDDQPSIETGQWVHALSAPRGLSLKDGRLIQRPATDLPHDAGQPALVGPVPGDGLHDVAELRGHRSWQLRLEADPGRTSGAWGLRIGSDKSHVDITLDGGVLRVDRSASRYTRHGDARTVTLPEGCAPVLEVLHDRSLTEVFVGEGSVVFTLRSFVDSGSSGARLMVDGSLVLASGSARTFTPTPEGL; from the coding sequence GTGACTGAGGACCTCAAGGGCCTGGCCCTGGATGCGATTGCTACTTCCGGTGCGGCCGATGACCCCGACTACCCGCGTTTCCACGTCGTCCCGCCGGTGGGACGACTCAACGACCCCAACGGGCTCCTGGTCGATGGCGGCACCTACCACGCCTTCTACCAGTTCAGCCCGTTCCATCCCGACCGCAAGTTGGTCTACTGGGGGCACTCCTCCTCAACGGACCTGCTGCACTGGCGCCACCACGAGCCGGCCATCGTTCCGGACTCCTCCTACGATCTGTCCGGCGCCTACTCCGGTAACGCGATTGTCCTGGAGGGCCACGAGCTGGACTGCGCTCCTGCCCAGGCCCCCTACCAGCTCTTCTACACCGGCAACCTCAAGGACCCGGTGACCGACGAGCGCACCGCCAGCCAGTGCCTGGTCACCAGCAACGGCCTGACCGACTTCATCAAGTGGCCCGGAAACCCCCTCATTGCCGCCCATGCCAAGGGCTACACGGCGCACTACCGCGACCCGCAGGTCTTCCGGAACCCCGACCGATCGGGGGAGTACCGGATGCTCCTCGGCGTCCAGCGCGCCAACGAGACCGGTGCCGCGGTCCTGTACCGCTCCCGCGACCTGGTCTCCTGGGAGCTGGAGGGAGAACTGAGCTTCCCCGATGCGGGCGGCGCCTTCGACTCGTTCGGCTACATGTGGGAGTGCCCCGGCCTGGTGCGGGTGCGCGACGAGGCCACCGGCGAGGACTGGGACGTTCTCATCTGGTGCCCCCAGGGCATCACCCCGGAGCGGGAGGGCTTCGAGAACATCTTCCCCTGCGTCTACACGGTGGGGCACCTTGTGGGCACCGAGCTGCGTGACACTGACGGCACCTTCCACGAGGTCGATCGCGGCTTCGAGTTCTACGCCCCGCAGACCTTCGCGCGTCGGCCCTCCGAGCCGGGGCCGGTGCTGCTGACCGCCTGGGCGGGTAATGCGTCCGAGGACGACCAGCCCTCCATCGAGACCGGCCAGTGGGTCCATGCCCTCAGTGCTCCTCGTGGGCTGAGCCTGAAGGACGGCCGTCTCATCCAGCGTCCCGCGACCGACCTGCCCCATGACGCCGGGCAGCCGGCTCTGGTGGGCCCGGTGCCGGGGGACGGCCTGCACGATGTTGCTGAGCTGCGAGGGCACCGTAGCTGGCAGCTGCGTCTGGAGGCGGATCCGGGCCGCACCTCCGGAGCGTGGGGGCTTCGGATCGGCTCGGACAAGTCCCACGTGGACATCACGCTGGACGGGGGAGTGCTCCGGGTGGATCGCTCCGCCTCGCGCTACACCCGGCACGGCGACGCACGCACGGTGACGCTGCCCGAGGGGTGCGCCCCGGTGCTGGAGGTTCTTCACGACCGCTCACTGACCGAGGTCTTCGTCGGTGAAGGCTCTGTGGTCTTCACGCTGCGCAGCTTTGTCGATTCCGGCAGCTCGGGGGCGCGGCTCATGGTGGACGGCTCGCTCGTGCTGGCCTCCGGCAGTGCCAGGACTTTCACACCGACCCCCGAGGGCCTGTGA
- a CDS encoding LacI family DNA-binding transcriptional regulator: MESHREPTLADVAQTAGVSLTTVSRVLNNRGYLSQETRERVAEAIAQLNYRPNQIARALHGKSTQSIGLIVPTVALPFFGELTEHVEDFLADHGYRTFVCNSMGKAEREREYLDLLVSHRVDGIISSAHNDGLADYSSIHLPMVSVDRDLSTTVPNVCCDNEAGGRIAAEHLLKRGARRPALLTSRTGTHNLREKGYRQVLQQADIEPVVLTVEFNTPDAERPGLIRERLDLVSGDIDAVFATDDLTAAQVIEWASERGLRVPDDFKVVGFDGTVAMRRALPALTTIQQPIAELARAAVELLIDQIGDAASTSPDDDHSDRPSQGPRVPSPMDVRLVPGRTA, translated from the coding sequence GTGGAGTCACACCGCGAACCCACACTGGCAGATGTTGCCCAGACTGCAGGCGTCTCGCTGACTACAGTCTCCCGCGTGCTCAACAACCGCGGCTACCTCTCCCAGGAGACACGGGAGCGGGTGGCCGAGGCGATCGCGCAGCTCAACTACCGCCCCAATCAGATCGCCCGGGCCCTGCACGGCAAGTCGACGCAGTCGATCGGGCTCATCGTCCCCACCGTTGCACTGCCCTTCTTCGGTGAGCTCACGGAGCATGTCGAGGACTTCCTGGCCGACCATGGGTACAGGACCTTCGTCTGCAACTCCATGGGCAAGGCCGAGCGAGAGCGCGAGTACCTCGATCTCCTGGTCTCCCACCGGGTGGACGGGATCATCTCCAGCGCCCACAACGACGGCCTGGCCGACTACAGCTCCATTCACCTGCCCATGGTCAGTGTCGACCGGGACCTCTCCACCACCGTTCCCAACGTCTGCTGCGACAACGAGGCCGGTGGACGTATCGCCGCCGAGCACTTGCTCAAGCGAGGGGCGCGTCGTCCCGCACTGCTGACGTCCCGCACCGGAACCCACAACCTGCGGGAGAAGGGATATCGTCAGGTGCTCCAGCAGGCCGATATCGAGCCGGTCGTCCTCACTGTCGAGTTCAACACGCCCGACGCCGAGCGCCCCGGTCTCATCCGTGAGCGTCTCGATCTTGTCTCCGGGGATATCGACGCGGTCTTCGCCACCGATGACCTCACCGCGGCGCAGGTGATCGAGTGGGCCTCCGAACGGGGTCTGAGGGTTCCCGATGACTTCAAGGTGGTCGGTTTTGACGGCACCGTCGCGATGCGCCGGGCTCTGCCGGCGCTGACCACCATCCAGCAGCCCATCGCCGAGCTGGCCCGCGCAGCCGTCGAACTGCTCATCGACCAGATCGGGGACGCCGCCTCAACCTCCCCGGACGATGACCACTCCGACCGCCCCAGCCAGGGCCCACGCGTTCCCTCCCCCATGGATGTCAGGCTTGTGCCCGGTCGCACCGCATAA